Proteins from a single region of Lysinibacillus sp. JNUCC-52:
- a CDS encoding S26 family signal peptidase: MNKIKHEFDKLFSEESRFSEANEARIMQEITARKNTSRKRSWQYPLIICGSIVLIVLLAVIVSFESNISKEESLALWLQKSGADEILYEEMNVLQKEDAFIIYKVQTDSGLLVHATYLIYQNSEWVFQDNCTNGFGTEDVIVHYRQSSNLYCGAVRSNSLKKVIVGQQKAKLLEVANEGMFWFAFSKQPGARVVYEYMDGSMQRMNSIEWSYTDIDDRVPVLGNMSGQQYKVQYTGNAMDRGNNEYTSYPIVVEPNIEKLNSGDVVYVNAEDGTKTIARIVGLPGEKVAIHDGTIIVNTIPLDIYYGFATQMGFDVFEVYIDKLKEDGATFDENEIRKYFFWNMDELTVNADEYFVAADNWGHGMLSKITDAQIIGKVLGYEAGEMANEWTETERSLYDAFREQNNMDIFRDVDPLTIARVQLYAKFLADEQTVYRLYTTRENYSKWSEAEHMRQHTQVEAESNRSWAFEMAKAMENGTFKELPDHGGVILFTQNGSDMGYQMVRNENGIWQVAFMPIQ; encoded by the coding sequence ATGAATAAAATAAAGCATGAATTTGATAAGTTATTTAGTGAAGAATCTAGATTTTCGGAGGCTAATGAGGCACGAATTATGCAAGAAATAACAGCTAGAAAAAATACTAGTCGTAAACGTTCGTGGCAGTATCCTCTTATAATATGTGGCTCAATAGTTCTTATAGTTTTGCTCGCCGTGATTGTGTCGTTTGAATCAAATATATCCAAAGAAGAGTCACTGGCATTATGGTTGCAAAAAAGTGGTGCAGATGAAATTCTTTATGAAGAAATGAATGTGTTACAAAAGGAAGATGCCTTTATTATTTACAAAGTACAGACAGATTCGGGTTTGCTAGTCCATGCTACATATTTAATTTATCAAAATAGCGAGTGGGTTTTCCAAGACAATTGTACGAATGGATTTGGTACAGAAGATGTAATTGTCCATTATAGACAGTCATCTAATTTATATTGTGGTGCTGTACGAAGCAATAGTTTAAAGAAAGTTATAGTTGGACAACAGAAAGCAAAGCTACTGGAGGTAGCCAATGAGGGCATGTTTTGGTTTGCTTTTAGCAAGCAACCAGGAGCTCGTGTTGTTTACGAATATATGGATGGATCAATGCAACGTATGAATTCCATAGAATGGTCGTACACGGACATTGATGATAGGGTCCCTGTGCTAGGTAATATGTCGGGACAACAATATAAGGTCCAGTATACAGGTAATGCAATGGATCGGGGTAACAACGAATATACTTCTTATCCGATTGTAGTTGAGCCAAATATTGAAAAACTAAATAGTGGCGACGTTGTTTATGTAAATGCCGAGGATGGAACAAAGACGATAGCACGTATTGTAGGATTGCCTGGAGAAAAGGTTGCCATTCATGATGGCACGATTATAGTAAATACAATACCCCTAGATATATACTATGGTTTTGCCACACAAATGGGCTTCGATGTGTTTGAAGTATATATCGACAAGCTGAAAGAAGATGGTGCGACTTTTGATGAAAATGAAATTCGTAAATATTTTTTCTGGAATATGGATGAATTGACCGTTAATGCAGACGAATATTTTGTAGCAGCAGATAATTGGGGACACGGTATGCTGTCGAAAATCACAGATGCTCAAATTATTGGGAAAGTGCTAGGTTATGAAGCGGGGGAGATGGCGAATGAATGGACGGAAACAGAAAGGTCATTATACGATGCTTTTAGAGAACAAAATAATATGGACATATTCCGCGATGTAGATCCATTGACGATAGCCCGTGTTCAGCTATACGCGAAATTTTTAGCTGATGAACAAACGGTGTATCGACTGTATACAACTCGGGAAAACTATTCGAAGTGGAGCGAAGCAGAGCATATGCGTCAGCATACACAAGTAGAGGCAGAAAGTAATAGGTCGTGGGCATTTGAAATGGCGAAAGCGATGGAGAATGGGACTTTTAAAGAACTACCTGATCATGGAGGAGTCATCCTTTTTACACAAAATGGAAGTGACATGGGCTATCAAATGGTAAGGAATGAAAACGGTATTTGGCAAGTGGCCTTTATGCCAATACAGTAA
- a CDS encoding sigma-70 family RNA polymerase sigma factor: MEQYEAQNMKEIMHTYGDYMLRLSYLYVKDWVTAEDIVQDVFIKFFETQHQFEERATLKTYLAKITINRCHDYLRSWKSRRQLISNYLLKQIHAEKPSIDSEMLQRLEKLDIAKNVLQLSVKYREVIILFYYEELTTAAIGELLNLSENTIKTRLRRAREMLKLRLVEAEWEVLRHE; the protein is encoded by the coding sequence ATGGAGCAGTACGAAGCACAAAATATGAAGGAAATTATGCATACATATGGTGACTATATGCTGAGATTATCGTATTTATATGTTAAGGATTGGGTTACGGCTGAAGATATTGTGCAGGACGTCTTTATCAAGTTTTTTGAAACGCAACACCAATTTGAGGAACGTGCTACGTTAAAAACATATTTGGCTAAAATAACAATCAATCGATGTCATGATTATTTGCGTAGCTGGAAAAGTAGAAGACAATTAATTTCGAACTACTTGTTAAAACAAATCCATGCTGAAAAGCCATCGATAGATAGCGAGATGTTACAACGTTTAGAGAAGCTGGATATCGCTAAAAATGTTCTACAATTATCTGTAAAGTACCGTGAAGTAATTATATTGTTTTATTATGAAGAACTGACCACTGCGGCGATTGGAGAGTTACTCAATCTTTCTGAGAATACAATTAAAACGAGATTGCGACGCGCGCGGGAAATGCTAAAACTGAGGCTAGTTGAAGCTGAATGGGAGGTGTTACGTCATGAATAA